In Lycium ferocissimum isolate CSIRO_LF1 chromosome 11, AGI_CSIRO_Lferr_CH_V1, whole genome shotgun sequence, a single genomic region encodes these proteins:
- the LOC132037657 gene encoding uncharacterized protein LOC132037657, producing the protein MAKAYSQYDFDELMGKVQKVDMRVAEYLKSAGRDKWARLYASVNRGWTMTSNIAECINRHLLAARELPIYDFLEEVRRMFGRWNYNNRRNGTYTFTTLGKKFQEMLSINKYLCLRMTVEPSTEFVYTVHDGGRRFILNLNSKTCSCRMFQLDEIPCPHAWAVIKKKNLVADDYCSDLFKPETVLKTYDVPVDPLPDERE; encoded by the exons ATGGCAAAGGCATACTCGCAGTATGATTTCGATGAGTTGATGGGGAAGGTTCAAAAGGTAGATATGCGCGTGGCAGAGTATTTGAAATCGGCTGGTAGAGACAAGTGGGCTAGATTGTATGCATCTGTTAACCGAGGGTGGACAATGACTTCTAACATAGCAGAGTGCATTAACCGACATCTTCTAGCAGCTAGAGAACTGCCTATATATGACTTTCTCGAAGAAGTTAGAAGGATGTTTGGGAGATGGAATTACAATAACCGGAGAAATGGAACATACACGTTCACTACACTCGGTAAAAAGTTTCAGGAGATGCTATCAATCAACAAGTATCTATGTCTACGAATGACG gTAGAACCGTCAACCGAATTCGTGTACACAGTACATGATGGAGGAAGGCGATTCATTCTTAATTTGAATAGCAAAACTTGCAGTTGTCGTATGTTTCAACTAGATGAAATCCCCTGCCCGCATGCATGGGCTgtcattaaaaagaaaaatctggtTGCTGATGATTATTGCTCTGATTTGTTCAAACCGGAGACCGTGTTGAAGACATATGATGTACCTGTGGATCCTCTACCCGACGAGCGTGAATGA
- the LOC132038410 gene encoding S-type anion channel SLAH1-like: MHSKDDVCPTQKNATITISHKNKFLSILSRFHAGYFRISLSLCGQAWIGPIRQALLWKTLSEPSDDIHKFRNIFRRLPSTAFILLWSLALFSLASLSLLYLFRVIFHFERVKSEFLHHVGVNYLFAPWISWLVLLQATPFFKPKEAYFLLLWWIFVIPIVALDIKIYGQWITKGKRFLSGVANPTSQLSVIGNLVGARAAAQMGWNECALFLFAIGMSHYLVLFVTLYQRLPGSSSIPAMLRPVFFLFLATPSMASLAWDSIYGKFDISSKMLFFLSLFLFLSLVSRPALFNRSMRKFNISWWAYSFPLTVLAMASAKYAQEMKNTASHLLMLLLSGLSAVVSLVLMIFTAFNSNSFLPGHGDDAMSSLQEITGMTTILWQQK; the protein is encoded by the exons ATGCATAGCAAAGATGATGTGTGCCCAACACAGAAAAATGCTACTATTACTATATCACATAAGAACAAGTTTTTATCAATATTAAGCAGATTTCATGCGGGTTATTTTAGAATAAGCCTTTCTTTATGCGGCCAAGCATGGATTGG cccaatccgCCAAGCATTATTATGGAAAACATTAAGTGAGCCATCGGATGATATTCATAAATTTAGAAATATTTTTCGAAGGCTTCCCTCTACAGCCTTCATTCTGTTATGGTCATTAGCCTTATTCTCATTAGCATCACTCTCTTTACTATATCTATTTCGTGTCATCTTTCATTTCGAAAGGGTTAAAAGTGAGTTCTTGCACCATGTTGGAGTGAATTACCTTTTCGCCCCGTGGATTTCTTGGCTTGTTTTGCTTCAAGCAACCCCATTTTTCAAACCCAAAGAGGCATATTTTCTTCTACTTTGGTGGATCTTTGTTATACCTATAGTGGCACTAGATATCAAGATATATGGACAGTGGATCACAAAGGGGAAGCGCTTTTTATCAGGAGTGGCGAATCCTACGAGTCAATTATCTGTTATTGGGAATTTGGTAGGAGCAAGGGCAGCTGCCCAGATGGGATGGAATGAGTGTGCACTTTTTTTGTTTGCAATTGGAATGTCACATTATTTAGTGCTATTTGTCACACTTTACCAGAGGTTGCCAGGAAGTAGTTCCATTCCGGCAATGCTAAGGCCAGTATTCTTCTTGTTCTTAGCTACTCCAAGCATGGCAAGCTTGGCATGGGATTCTATTTATGGAAAGTTCGATATTTCATCCAAGATGCTCTTTTTCCTCtccctctttcttttcctttcactG GTATCAAGACCAGCGTTATTTAACAGATCAATGAGGAAATTCAATATATCATGGTGGGCATATTCTTTCCCTTTGACAGTGCTGGCAATGGCATCAGCTAAATATGCCCAAGAAATGAAGAACACTGCTTCACACTTATTAATGCTTCTCCTTTCTGGACTATCAGCAGTAGTGTCACTTGTCTTGATGATCTTCACTGCGTTTAATTCCAATTCATTTTTACCGGGCCATGGTGATGATGCAATGTCCTCACTACAAGAAATTACTGGAATGACTAcaattctttggcaacaaaaataa
- the LOC132038411 gene encoding uncharacterized protein LOC132038411: MSVRVYVEQKKENRQFGMYPLCITTTDRTREYSLSGKIVIQGSLAIADTNGIQEMDANDSIALAASASSKEIVIFGGENDLIISNRNHKEVMVNQVYNDKETLKAVMTKYAIDNRFQFRNREVKFVSYTLACLSRQCEWKLNASSINRSAIFKIREFVEKHTCPLKDKAYTQHQASSGFIAGIIKPKFRNYKRKYVPSDIVDDVKNDFGVDVPYMKAWRAKEKAMTELRGEPAESYKKLPGYVYILDKTYPGSHIRMKKTSENEFLYLFVALYAFIKGFECCLPNVVVDGSHIKTAYNGTFVSASTMDGAGNILPLAYGVIDSENDKSWTWFFEQFKEAYGLRESMCVVYDSHESIIKAVSNVYPNVPHFACIWHLWKNVYNKYKKSHKVLSGVYYAMAKAYTQDEFDMLMEMVAAVDIRVKDYTGVDMLDTIGVLVQMSLEESSWCFRSKSCFLMFFNIGPNQLQRYNFVWVYLTYADYRYNYV; this comes from the exons ATGAGTGTCCGGGTGTATGTTGAACAGAAGAAAGAGAATAGGCAGTTCGGGATGTATCCGTTGTGTATCACAACAACTGATAGGACGCGTGAATACAGTCTATCGGGCAAAATTGTTATTCAAGGTAGCCTAGCAATAGCGGATACAAATGGTATACAAGAAATGGATGCTAATGATTCGATAGCACTGGCGGCATCAGCTTCTAGTAAGGAAATAGTTATATTCGGAGGAGAGAACGATTTGATAATTTCAAACCGTAATCACAAAGAAGTCATGGTAAATCAGGTATACAATGATAAGGAAACTTTGAAAGCTGTGATGACGAAGTATGCTATTGACAATAGATTTCAATTCCGAAACAGAGAGGTCAAATTCGTTAG CTACACCCTTGCATGTCTTTCTAGACAATGTGAGTGGAAATTGAATGCTTCAAGTATCAACAGATCAGCTATATTCAAAATCAGAGAGTTCGTGGAGAAACATACATGTCCATTGAAGGATAAGGCGTATACGCAACATCAAGCTAGTAGTGGTTTTATAGCTGGCATTATTAAGCCAAAATTTAGAAATTATAAGAGGAAGTATGTGCCTAGTGatatagtagatgatgttaaaaatgattttgggGTGGATGTGCCATACATGAAAGCATGGCGTGCTAAAGAAAAGGCTATGACGGAGTTAAGGGGCGAGCCAGCCGAGTCATACAAGAAATTGCCGGGATACGTATACATTTTGGATAAAACATACCCAGGTTCTCATATAAGAATGAAGAAAACATCTGAAAATGAGTTCTTGTATCTTTTTGTAGCATTGTATGCCTTTATAAAGGGGTTTGAATGTTGTCTCCCCAACGTGGTTGTAGATGGCAGCCACATCAAAACAGCATACAATGGGACATTTGTTTCAGCGAGCACGATGGATGGTGCAG GGAATATACTACCTTTGGCGTATGGCGTGATTGATTCAGAAAATGATAAGTCTTGGACATGGTTCTTCGAACAGTTCAAGGAAGCTTATGGGCTACGGGAGAGCATGTGTGTTGTATATGATAGCCATGAATCCATCATCAAGGCTGTATCCAATGTATATCCTAATGTTCCCCATTTTGCATGCATATGGCATCTTTGGAAGAATGTAtacaataaatataaaaagagtcACAAGGTGCTGAGTGGGGTGTACTATGCAATGGCAAAAGCGTATACACAGGATGAATTTGACATGCTAATGGAAATGGTTGCGGCGGTGGATATTCGTGTAAAGGATTACACAG GTGTGGACATGTTGGACACAATAGGCGTTCTTGTACAAATGAGCCTCGAAGAAAGTAGTTGGTGTTTCCGTTCTAAATCTTGCTTTCTAATGTTTTTCAATATTGGACCAAATCAACTGCAAAG ATACAATTTTGTGTGGGTGTATTTAACATATGCTGATTACAGATACAACTATGTGTGA